The genome window GGCATCGCCCTGCCCATCATCTGCGCCTGCTTCCTGGCCTATGCCCTGTTCGGCCAGTACCTGCCCGGCGAACTGGCCCACCGGGGCTATGGCCTGGACCAGGTGGTCGGGCAGCTGGGGTTCGGCACCGAAGGCATCTACGGCACGCCCATCTACGTCTCGTCGTCCTACATCTTCCTGTTCATCCTGTTCGGCGCCTTCCTGGAACACGCCGGCATGATCCAGCTCTTCACCGATTTCGCGCTCGGCCTGTTCGGCCATCGGCGGGGCGGCCCGGCCAAGGTGGCGGTCATCTCCTCGGGACTGATGGGAACCATCAACGGCTCCGGCGTCGCCAACGTGGTCACCACCGGGCAGTTCACGATTCCGCTGATGAAGCGCTTCGGCTACGAATCGAGTTTCGCCGGCGGCGTCGAGGCCACCGCCAGCATGGGCGGCCAGATCATGCCGCCGGTGATGGGCGCCGTGGCCTTCATCATGGCCGAGACCATCAACGTTCCCTACGTGGACATCTGCAAGGCGGCGCTGATCCCGGCCATCCTGTATTTCTTCACCGCCTTCGTCATGGTGCACTTCGAGGCGGGACGCGCCGGCCTGCACGGCATGGCCAAGGAAGACTGCCCCAATCCCTGGCGCGCCATCCGGGACCGGTGGTATCTGCTGCTGCCGCTGATCGCGCTGGTCTGGCTGCTGTTCTCGGGCTATACGCCGCTGTTCTCGGGCACGGTCGGGCTGGCGCTGACGGTGGTGCTGATCTTCGGCGCCGGGGTCATGCTGGGCTTGGGCTCCATGGGCTGGCGCATCGCGTTCTGGGTCGCCATCGCGCTGGCGTGCTCGGCCTTCCTGAAGTACGGCATAGGCGCGGTGGTGGCCGTGATCGCCGTCCTGGGCGTCGTGCTGTACGTGCGCCAGGGCGGCCGCGCCATCCTGCGCACGGCGCTGCTGGCGCTGGCCGACGGTGCCCGCCACGCGCTGCCGGTGGGGGTGGCCTGCGCGCTGGTGGGCGTGATCATCGGCACGCTTACGCTGACCGGCGCGGCCACGACTTTCGCCGGCTACGTGATCAGCGTGGGGGAAAACAGCCTGCTGCTCAGCCTGATGCTGACCATGCTGGTCTGCCTGGTGCTGGGCATGGGCATTCCCACCATCCCGAACTACATCATCACCAGTTCGCTGGCGGCACCGGCCCTGCTGCACCTGGGCGTGCCGCTGATCGTCTCGCACATGTTCGTGTTCTATTTCGGCATCATGGCCGACCTGACGCCGCCCGTGGCGCTCGCGGCATTCGCCGCGGCGCCCATCGCGCGGGCCTCGGGCATGAAGATCGGGATGCAGGCGGTACGGATCGCCATCGCGGGCTTCCTGATTCCCTACATCGCGGTCTACAGTCCCGCCCTGATGCTGCAGGACGACTCGCTGCTGGAAACCGCCTATGTCGTCATCAAGGCCGTGGTGGCCGTGGTGCTGTGGGGCGGTACCGCCATCGGCTATTGGCGCGCCCGGCTGAACGTGCTGGAGCGCGTCTGGGCCTTCGTGGCGGCCGGCCTGCTGGTGGCGGCGGTGCCGGTGACCGATTCCGTGGGCTTCGTCATGGCGGCCATGCTGGGCGCGTGGCACTGGTATCGCAGCCGCAGCCCGGGCACGCCCGTCACGCCGGTTCCGGATGGCGCGCGGCGCCATGGATGACTGACATGCTGGTGGCGGCCCTGTGCCTGGCGGCGGGGGGCTTTCACCTGGCCGTGCCGGCGGACGGGTTTTCGCTGTCCTGGCGCCATTCTATCGAGAAGATCGAATGGCGCGAGACCTACCGCATCGTCGGCGAGCGCCTGTTGATCGCCGACGCCGCCATACAGGGTTCCGGCGCCGGCATGGATCCCCCCGAGGGGGCCCGCCTGGAGCATGGCGCCTGGCACTATCGCCCGGCGCAGCCGTGGCGCGACGCACTGACCCTGTCCCGCTCGGAATACGCCGGCGACTACACGCTTTGCATCGGTTCGCGCTGCGCGCCGCTGGAAACCTGGATGGCGGGCGCGCCGGCCGACGTTCCGGCCGAGGTCACCGCGTGCCGGGCCAAGGGCTGAGACAGATCCGCGCCCCGCACCTACAATGACCCGCGTCATCGGAGTCTTTCCTCGTCTCATGGATACGTCCACCACACCCCGGTTCCAGTTCCGGCTGCGGGTCTACCGCGAAAACGCCATCGCGATCGGGCCGGGCAAGATCGCGCTGCTGGAAGCCATCCTGGAGGCGGGCTCCATCACCGCCGCCGCCCAGCATATGGGCATGTCGTACCGCCGCGCCTGGCTGCTGGTGGACGAGCTGAACCGGTCCCTGCGCGAGCCCGCGGTCGAAAGCGCCGCCGGCGGCGCGCGCGGCGGCGGCACCGTCGTGACCGACGTGGGCCGCGAATTGATACGGCGCTACCGCTCCATCGAGGCCACCGCCCAATCGGCCGCGGCCGAGGACATCGCCGCCATGGCGGGCATGCTGGCCGACTGACCGGCCGGGGGCCGCGCCGGGCGGCCTTCTCGCGCTACCGTCCAGCCAGGATTCGCTGTATTCTTCGGAATATGACGAATGCGCTGCTGGATTCATTCGACGCTTTTCCGCTGATCCTGTCCCTGAAGGTCGCGGCCCTGGCCACCGTACTGGCCCTGGTCGCGGGCGTGGGCCTGGGGTGGCTGTTCGCGCGCAAGCCGTTTCCGGGCAGTTCGATGGCCGAAGCCGTGTTCATGCTGCCGCTGGTGCTGCCGCCCACGGTCATCGGCTACGCCATCCTGCTGGCGGCCGGCCGGCGCAGTCCGCTGGGCGGCTGGATATACGAGCACTTCGACTACACCATCATCTTCAGTTGGCACGGCGCGGTCGTGGCCTCCGCCATCGTCGCCCTGCCGCTGGTCCTGAAGTCGGCCAGCGCTGCCTTCGCCGGCATCGACCGCACGCTCGAATCGGCCGCCAGCACGCTGGGCCAGTCGCGCTGGTCGGTGTTCGTGCGCGTGACGCTGCCGCTGGCCTGGCCGGGCATCCTGGCCGGCACCCTGCTGGCCTTCGCGCGCGCCATGGGCGAATTCGGCGCCTCGCTGATGGTGGCGGGCTCGATCCCCCAGCGCACGCAAACGCTTTCCATGGCCATCTACGACGCCACGCAGGCCGGCCAGGACGATCTGGCCCTGCTGCTGGTGGTCATCACCTCCGCCATTTCCATCGCCATCCTGGTGGCGTGCAACCGCTACCTGTCGCTACGCTGAAGGAGTCCCATGTCCCGCGCCCGCTACGCCGCCCTGCTGCTCGCCCTTGCCCTGCCGTTCCCGGCCTTCGCCCAGGAGATCACCGTATCGGCCGCGGCCAGCCTGACCAATGCCTTCAAGGACCTCGGCAAGCAATTCGAACAACGGCATCCCGGCACCACGGTGCGGCTGAACTTCGCCGCCTCGGGCACGCTGCTCCAGCAGATGAGCCAGGGCGCGCCGGTGGACGTGTTCGCCAGCGCCGACCAGGCCACGATGGACAGGGCCGTGGCGCAAAAGCTGATCGACGTGCCGACGCGGCGCGATTTCGCCGCCAACAGCCTGGTGCTGGTCACGCCCGTGCAGGGCGGCCCGGCCATCGCCTCGCTGCAGGACCTGGCCGGCGCGCCGGTCAAGCGCATCGCCATTGGCAAGCTCGCCACCGTGCCGGTGGGCAACTACACCAGGCAGGCGCTGGACAGCGCCGGCCTGTGGACCTCGCTCGAACCCAAGTTCATCCAGGCCGACAGCGTGCGCCAGGTGCTGGACTACGTGAGCCGGGGCGAAGTGGACGCCGGTTTCGTCTACCGCACCGACGCGGCCATCATGCAGGACAAGGTCAGGATCACGCTGACCGCCGGCGGCCATACCCCGGTGACCTACCCGGTGGCCGTGCTGTCCGGCAGCAAGCACCCGGCGCAGGCCCAGGCCTTCGTCGACTTCCTGTTGTCGGCCCCCGGCCAGCAGGTGTTGAATCGCTACGGATTCGGCAAGCCGTGATCGATGTCGACATCGCGCTGACGGTGCGCGACGGCAACCGGCGCTTCGACCTGGCCGCGCGCTTCGCCTCCGATGCGCCCTTCGTCGCGCTGTACGGGCCGTCGGGCTCGGGCAAGTCGCTGACCCTGCAGGCGGTGGCCGGGTTGCTGCGGCCCGGTGCCGGCCACATCCGGCTGGACGGCCGGACCCTGTTCGATGCCGCGCGCGGCATCGACCTTGCTCCGCCCGCGCGCGGCATCGGCTACCTGTTCCAGCACTACGCGCTGTTCCCGCATCTGTCGGTGCGCCAGAACATCGCCTTCGGCCTGACCTCGTGGCGCCGGCGGCGCCTGGCGCCCGAGGACGAACGGCGCGTGCAGGACCTGATCGACCGCTTCGGCCTGGCCGCCATGGCCGACAGCCGGCCCGGCGTGTTGTCGGGCGGCCAGCAGCAGCGGGTGGCGCTGGCGCGGGCCCTGGCCTGCGAGCCCCGCGCGCTGTTGCTGGACGAGCCCTTCGCCGCGCTCAATCCCATGCTGCGCGGCGAACTGCGCAAGGAACTGGCCGAGGTGGCGCGGCAATGGGGCGTTCCCGTGCTGATGATCACGCACGACATCGACGACGTGCTGGAATTGGCCGACGTCGCCTTCCTTTACCAGGACGGGCAGGTCGCGCGTGAAGTGGACCTGCGCAGCGGCCAGAGCCGCGATTTCATCCGCCGCGCGCTGGGGGACGACGCCCCGGCCGAGACGCCGATGCGCCAGCGCCTGCGCACGCTGCTCAATCCGGGCACTTCCTGAACGCGCGGCGGTAGAATCGTCGGTCAGACGACTCTGCGGCGGCACGCTGCGCGTGGCCGCCCCTTCCCATGCCATCCTTCGATCGCTCCGCCGCCGTGGGCTTCGGCCTCAATCCGCTCGACCGCATGTCCGAGGCGCGCGCCGATGCCGAGTTCGTCCGGGCGCGCCGGCACGATGCGGCGGCCCGGTTCATGGTGTTCGTCGGTGACGTGCCCCTGCTGGACGTGGGCGCGGGCGCGCCTTCTCCCTTGTTCGCCGCCGAGGCCTGGATAGGCCTGGGGCCCGCGCGCCAGGAGATCTTCCTGGGGCAGGACGAACAGGGCCGCCCGCTATTCGCGGTGGCGCTGGACGCGGGGTTGGCCGAGGCGGCCGCCGCGCGGCCCGGGCTGGAGCTGCTGGACCTGCGCAGCATCGCCATGCGCGGCCTGTTCCCGCCCGACCTGCTGGGTGAACTGGGCGGCGCCAAGGCCATCCTGAGCTGGCATGACCGGCACCGCTATTGCGCCAACTGCGGCGAACCCAGCCGCGTGTCCTGCGCCGGCTGGCGGCGCGACTGTCCGGCCTGCGGCGCCCAGCACTTCCCGCGCGTGGATCCGGTGGTGATCATGCTGGCGGTGGACGGCGACCGCTGCCTGCTGGGCCGGCAGCCGCGCTTCGCGGCGGGCATGTATTCGGCCCTGGCGGGCTTCCTCGAGCCCGGCGAGACCATCGAGGACGCCGTGCGGCGCGAGATCAGCGAGGAAGCGGGCATCGCCTGCGCCGAGGTGGCCTACTTCGCGTCGCAGCCCTGGCCCTTCCCGTCGTCGCTGATGATAGGCTGCTTCGCCCGCGCGCAAGGCACCGACATCGTGATCGACCGCAACGAGCTGGAAGACGCGCGCTGGTTCACGCGCGAGGAAGTCCGCCAGATGCTGGACGGCACGCATCCCGAGGGCCTGTCCGCGCCCAGGCCCTACGCCATCGCGCATCACCTGGTGCGGGCCTTCGTCGAAGGGACCGGCCCCGCGCTGTGAACGCAGGCGGGGCCGCCGGGCGGCCAACGCCTTGATCATTCTGTCTTACCCCTCCCCGGGCAGGTAGGCGTTCAACCGCCGGATCAACGAGTCAGGATTTCCCTCCATATAGTTTCAAAATTGTTTACATCGGAACAAGTTTGTGGAAATATGGCCGGCACTGGTTGTCCGAACTCCATCCGAAAAGGGATCCGAGATGCAGACTTTCCTCCCCAAAGCGGCGCCTCTCTGCTGTCTGGGCGCCGGCCTGATGCTTGCCGGTCCGGCGGCCCAGGCCAACGACGGCGCCTATCCCACCCATCCCATCCGGCTCATCGTCCCGTTCGCGGTGGGCGGCGGCTCCGACATCCTGGCGCGCATCCTCGCGCCCGCCATGTCCGAGCGGCTGGGCCAGCAGATCGTGGTCGAGAACCGTCCGGGCGCATCGACCAACATCGCCGCCGAACTGGTGGCCAAGGCGCGGCCCGACGGCTATACGCTCATGCTGGGCAACACCAACACCTTCGTGGTCAACGCGCTGCTGTTCAAGTCGCTCAACTACGACCCGGTGAAGGACTTCGCGGTGCTTGGCATGGCCGGTGCCTTCCCGATGATCCTGGCGGTGTCGCCCTCGGTCCCGGCGCGCTCGGTGGCCGAGTTCGTCAGCCTGGCCAAGGAAAAGGCCGGCACGCTCAGCTATGCCTCGCCCGGCGTGGGTACGCCCCATCACCTGGCGATGGAAATGCTGAAGTTCCAGAGCGGCATCCAGGCCACCCATGTGTCCTACAAGGGCGTGGCGCCCGCGCTGCCCGACCTGATGGCCGGCCGGGTCCAGGCCATCTTCATCGACTACGCGGCGGGCGGCCAGCAATTGAAGGCCGGCAAGCTGCGGGGCCTGGCCGTGGGCAGCCAGAAGCCCACCGAGTTCATGCCCGACCTGCCCACCATGGCGGCTTCGGGCTTTCCGACGTTCGACGTGACGGGCTGGCAGGGCATGGTCGTGCCCAAGGGTACGCCCGAGGACGTCGTGCAGAAGCTGACCGGCGCGCTGCGCGCCACCATGGCCTCGCCCGGGGTCCAGGAAAGCCTGCGCAATGCCGGCATAGAGCCCACCTACATGGCGCCGCCCGAGTTCGCGCGCTACATCGACCAGGAACGCGGCAAGATGACGGCGCTGATCAAGGCCGCCAACATCCAGCTCGATACTTCTCCCTGATATTAGGAGTCTTCATTCATGACGCAGCATGTGGCAATCATCGGTGCCGGCATCGGCGGCCTGGCGGCGGCGCTGGCGCTGCTACGGCGGGGCATCGACGTCGACGTCTACGAACAGGCCACCGACCTGAAGGAGGTCGGCGCCGGCATCCAGACCACGCCCAACGGCTCGCGGGTCCTGCTGGAGCTGGGGCTGGGCGACGAGCTGCAGCGGTACGCCACCTTCAGCAAGGGCAAGGACACCTACCTCTGGAACACCGGGCAGAAGCGGCCGTTCATGCCGCTGGGCGAGCAGTCGGTCGACAGCTACGGCGCGCCCTACGTCACCTTCCACCGCGCCGACCTGCACGGCATGCTGCTGCGCGCGGTGCTGCAGGCCAAGCCCGGCGCGGTGCACCTGGGCAAGCAGCTCGAGGCGCTGTCGCAGGACGACCGCGGCGTGCGCATGCGCTTCGTCGACGGCTCCGAGGCCACGGCGCCGCTGATGGTGGGCGCCGACGGCATCCATTCGCGCGTGCGCCAGATCCTGCTGGGGCCCGACAAGCCGGCGTTCACCGGCTGCATGGCCTGGCGCGGCCTGATTCCCGCCGAAGCCATCCAGGGCACGATCGATCTGGTCGGCGGCAGCATGTGGCTGGGTCCCACGGCGCACATCGTGACCTACCCGGTGCGCCAGGGCAAGCTGCTGAACTTCATCGGCATGGTGGACCAGGACAACTGGCTGATCGAATCCTGGAACGCCGCCGGCACCACCGAGGAATGCCTGGCGGACTTCGCCGGCTGGCATCCCCACGTGCAGCGGATGGTCCGCAACATCACCATTCCCTACAAGTGGGCGCTGATGGTGCGGGCGCCGCTCGAACGCTGGACCGACGGCCGCGTCACCCTGCTGGGCGACGCCTGCCATTCCACGCTGCCTTTTCTCAGCCAGGGCGCCAACATGGCGCTGGAAGACGGACTCATCCTGGCGCGCTGCCTGCAAGCCTACGGCGACGATGCCGGCCATGCGCTGCGCAGCTACGAAGCGCTGCGCCGGCCGCGCACGGCCAACATCACGCGCAGCTCGGCCGAACAGGTGCGGCGCGTGCACAATCCCGAGCTGGCCGATCCGGCCGAGGCGCAGCGCTACATCGAGCGCGAATGGGGCCAGCAGCAGGTAGAGGAACGCTACCGCTGGATCTATGGCTACGACGCCCGTACAGTGTCGCTGGAGAGCGCGGCCTGAGCGGCGCGCACCGAACCGTCCGCCTCGACGGCACGCGGCGCCAGCCCTGGCGCCGCGTGCCGTTTCGATATAGCGTTCCGTTATAATCCGCCGGATCAGGTGCCGCGAGTCCGAGGCGCCGGGATCATGTGCAAGCCCTCCACACATGAAGAAAGCCTCGACACTAGAACTTCAGCACTTCCTTCCGTACAAGCTCTCCCGCTTGCTCAACGACGTCAGTATCGGACTGCAGCGTACCTATACGCCCAGCTTCGGCCTGAATGTCTCGCAATGGCGCATGCTGGCGGCCGCCGCGCAGCTCGAGCCCACTTCCGTTACCGAACTTACCGACTATTCCGGCATGGACAAGGTCACGGTCAGCCGGGCGCTGCGCGAGATGGTGGACAAGAACCTGATGACGCGCACGCTGGACGAGAACGACCGGCGCCGCTCCACCATCGAGCTGACGGAGG of Pigmentiphaga sp. H8 contains these proteins:
- a CDS encoding TRAP transporter permease; this encodes MDQTTATPGAASTAAGPEPVVLTGALFYIAIAFSAFQIITAAFSPLSSSVVRAVHVGFLLLMVFVLYPPLRQKWLGWAIGAVAFATGLYQWVFEGELIQRAGEVTPADMAVGIVLIVLVFEAARRAMGIALPIICACFLAYALFGQYLPGELAHRGYGLDQVVGQLGFGTEGIYGTPIYVSSSYIFLFILFGAFLEHAGMIQLFTDFALGLFGHRRGGPAKVAVISSGLMGTINGSGVANVVTTGQFTIPLMKRFGYESSFAGGVEATASMGGQIMPPVMGAVAFIMAETINVPYVDICKAALIPAILYFFTAFVMVHFEAGRAGLHGMAKEDCPNPWRAIRDRWYLLLPLIALVWLLFSGYTPLFSGTVGLALTVVLIFGAGVMLGLGSMGWRIAFWVAIALACSAFLKYGIGAVVAVIAVLGVVLYVRQGGRAILRTALLALADGARHALPVGVACALVGVIIGTLTLTGAATTFAGYVISVGENSLLLSLMLTMLVCLVLGMGIPTIPNYIITSSLAAPALLHLGVPLIVSHMFVFYFGIMADLTPPVALAAFAAAPIARASGMKIGMQAVRIAIAGFLIPYIAVYSPALMLQDDSLLETAYVVIKAVVAVVLWGGTAIGYWRARLNVLERVWAFVAAGLLVAAVPVTDSVGFVMAAMLGAWHWYRSRSPGTPVTPVPDGARRHG
- a CDS encoding DUF1850 domain-containing protein — encoded protein: MTDMLVAALCLAAGGFHLAVPADGFSLSWRHSIEKIEWRETYRIVGERLLIADAAIQGSGAGMDPPEGARLEHGAWHYRPAQPWRDALTLSRSEYAGDYTLCIGSRCAPLETWMAGAPADVPAEVTACRAKG
- a CDS encoding winged helix-turn-helix domain-containing protein, with the protein product MDTSTTPRFQFRLRVYRENAIAIGPGKIALLEAILEAGSITAAAQHMGMSYRRAWLLVDELNRSLREPAVESAAGGARGGGTVVTDVGRELIRRYRSIEATAQSAAAEDIAAMAGMLAD
- the modB gene encoding molybdate ABC transporter permease subunit yields the protein MTNALLDSFDAFPLILSLKVAALATVLALVAGVGLGWLFARKPFPGSSMAEAVFMLPLVLPPTVIGYAILLAAGRRSPLGGWIYEHFDYTIIFSWHGAVVASAIVALPLVLKSASAAFAGIDRTLESAASTLGQSRWSVFVRVTLPLAWPGILAGTLLAFARAMGEFGASLMVAGSIPQRTQTLSMAIYDATQAGQDDLALLLVVITSAISIAILVACNRYLSLR
- the modA gene encoding molybdate ABC transporter substrate-binding protein; protein product: MSRARYAALLLALALPFPAFAQEITVSAAASLTNAFKDLGKQFEQRHPGTTVRLNFAASGTLLQQMSQGAPVDVFASADQATMDRAVAQKLIDVPTRRDFAANSLVLVTPVQGGPAIASLQDLAGAPVKRIAIGKLATVPVGNYTRQALDSAGLWTSLEPKFIQADSVRQVLDYVSRGEVDAGFVYRTDAAIMQDKVRITLTAGGHTPVTYPVAVLSGSKHPAQAQAFVDFLLSAPGQQVLNRYGFGKP
- a CDS encoding sulfate/molybdate ABC transporter ATP-binding protein; its protein translation is MIDVDIALTVRDGNRRFDLAARFASDAPFVALYGPSGSGKSLTLQAVAGLLRPGAGHIRLDGRTLFDAARGIDLAPPARGIGYLFQHYALFPHLSVRQNIAFGLTSWRRRRLAPEDERRVQDLIDRFGLAAMADSRPGVLSGGQQQRVALARALACEPRALLLDEPFAALNPMLRGELRKELAEVARQWGVPVLMITHDIDDVLELADVAFLYQDGQVAREVDLRSGQSRDFIRRALGDDAPAETPMRQRLRTLLNPGTS
- the nudC gene encoding NAD(+) diphosphatase gives rise to the protein MPSFDRSAAVGFGLNPLDRMSEARADAEFVRARRHDAAARFMVFVGDVPLLDVGAGAPSPLFAAEAWIGLGPARQEIFLGQDEQGRPLFAVALDAGLAEAAAARPGLELLDLRSIAMRGLFPPDLLGELGGAKAILSWHDRHRYCANCGEPSRVSCAGWRRDCPACGAQHFPRVDPVVIMLAVDGDRCLLGRQPRFAAGMYSALAGFLEPGETIEDAVRREISEEAGIACAEVAYFASQPWPFPSSLMIGCFARAQGTDIVIDRNELEDARWFTREEVRQMLDGTHPEGLSAPRPYAIAHHLVRAFVEGTGPAL
- a CDS encoding tripartite tricarboxylate transporter substrate binding protein, whose amino-acid sequence is MQTFLPKAAPLCCLGAGLMLAGPAAQANDGAYPTHPIRLIVPFAVGGGSDILARILAPAMSERLGQQIVVENRPGASTNIAAELVAKARPDGYTLMLGNTNTFVVNALLFKSLNYDPVKDFAVLGMAGAFPMILAVSPSVPARSVAEFVSLAKEKAGTLSYASPGVGTPHHLAMEMLKFQSGIQATHVSYKGVAPALPDLMAGRVQAIFIDYAAGGQQLKAGKLRGLAVGSQKPTEFMPDLPTMAASGFPTFDVTGWQGMVVPKGTPEDVVQKLTGALRATMASPGVQESLRNAGIEPTYMAPPEFARYIDQERGKMTALIKAANIQLDTSP
- a CDS encoding FAD-dependent monooxygenase, with the protein product MTQHVAIIGAGIGGLAAALALLRRGIDVDVYEQATDLKEVGAGIQTTPNGSRVLLELGLGDELQRYATFSKGKDTYLWNTGQKRPFMPLGEQSVDSYGAPYVTFHRADLHGMLLRAVLQAKPGAVHLGKQLEALSQDDRGVRMRFVDGSEATAPLMVGADGIHSRVRQILLGPDKPAFTGCMAWRGLIPAEAIQGTIDLVGGSMWLGPTAHIVTYPVRQGKLLNFIGMVDQDNWLIESWNAAGTTEECLADFAGWHPHVQRMVRNITIPYKWALMVRAPLERWTDGRVTLLGDACHSTLPFLSQGANMALEDGLILARCLQAYGDDAGHALRSYEALRRPRTANITRSSAEQVRRVHNPELADPAEAQRYIEREWGQQQVEERYRWIYGYDARTVSLESAA
- a CDS encoding MarR family winged helix-turn-helix transcriptional regulator, translated to MKKASTLELQHFLPYKLSRLLNDVSIGLQRTYTPSFGLNVSQWRMLAAAAQLEPTSVTELTDYSGMDKVTVSRALREMVDKNLMTRTLDENDRRRSTIELTEEGRRIYDEISPGAVEYERDLLKPLSADERRVLEALVDRLLSQAAILRQASSRTFPSRRRTASSE